A portion of the Cellulophaga algicola DSM 14237 genome contains these proteins:
- a CDS encoding DUF3828 domain-containing protein — MKYFNLYITLLVMLISCKEENQNTGSTKNTTTQIDSVITNNKLGVDFLTEFYKKYYGEYRVREGIEEYVSPRILKRMDSLTIEDNLILDYNPFIYGQDWDENVLMKSIEIKPLKNKNEYRVSFFKFENNDEERTNIDFLLKNNREGKLLIYSILNDEYLNFKKNANISHNKTKSIIDSWQNDHIEIHITTDNLTYLFNGQCIYAFSVKILNDTEVELIWGEIGMDCANDMQFNETFGLSKELIPQKGKPFAKYSLEKEVVNVNYYYENWVNLYKTQINVKPFMNSFYAKDE; from the coding sequence ATGAAATATTTTAATTTGTACATCACACTATTAGTAATGCTAATTAGCTGTAAAGAAGAGAATCAGAATACTGGCAGTACTAAAAACACAACTACCCAAATTGATTCTGTTATTACTAACAATAAACTTGGTGTGGATTTTTTAACTGAATTCTACAAAAAGTATTATGGAGAATATAGAGTTAGAGAAGGTATAGAAGAGTATGTGTCACCTCGTATTTTAAAAAGAATGGATAGTCTAACTATAGAGGATAATCTTATATTAGATTATAACCCTTTTATTTATGGTCAAGATTGGGATGAAAATGTACTTATGAAATCTATAGAAATAAAACCTTTAAAAAACAAGAATGAATATAGGGTAAGTTTTTTTAAATTTGAGAATAATGATGAGGAAAGAACAAACATAGATTTTTTATTAAAAAACAATAGAGAAGGCAAACTATTAATTTATAGCATTCTTAATGATGAATATTTGAATTTTAAAAAGAACGCTAATATTTCTCATAATAAAACAAAATCAATTATAGATAGTTGGCAAAATGATCATATTGAGATACACATAACAACTGATAATCTAACATATTTATTCAACGGGCAATGCATTTATGCCTTTTCGGTAAAAATATTAAACGATACTGAAGTAGAACTCATATGGGGAGAAATAGGGATGGATTGTGCTAATGATATGCAGTTTAATGAAACATTTGGTTTGTCTAAAGAACTAATTCCTCAAAAAGGGAAACCATTTGCAAAATACTCATTAGAAAAAGAAGTTGTTAATGTAAATTATTATTATGAAAATTGGGTAAACTTATATAAAACACAAATAAATGTAAAGCCATTTATGAATTCATTTTATGCTAAAGATGAATAA
- a CDS encoding LytR/AlgR family response regulator transcription factor, which translates to MSKITAIVIDDEIANIKGLQQKISKLFPDIEVVNTFQKPEDAIVELQKNQPDLVFLDIEMPRINGFDLLTKLTKINFQIIFVTAYNEYAIEAFKQNAVDYVLKPIANNDLITAVNKAKDIINQKAQNESNTKLLSLLTEHVTNNNKLLIPTIKGISFIPYNEVLHIEGYEGYTKIHLLNNTTITSSYNIGKFANILDNPFFKCHKSHIVHLDKVRSFENEGYVVLENGNRVPISKTYKKTFIDLQTR; encoded by the coding sequence ATGAGTAAAATAACTGCAATAGTAATAGATGATGAGATTGCTAATATAAAAGGTTTACAGCAGAAAATAAGTAAACTTTTTCCGGATATTGAAGTGGTGAATACATTTCAAAAACCAGAGGATGCAATAGTAGAATTACAAAAAAACCAACCAGATTTAGTGTTCTTAGACATTGAGATGCCTAGAATAAACGGATTTGATTTATTAACAAAGCTAACAAAAATTAATTTTCAAATAATTTTTGTTACTGCTTATAATGAATATGCTATAGAAGCTTTTAAACAAAATGCAGTAGATTATGTTTTAAAACCAATAGCAAATAATGATTTAATTACGGCAGTAAATAAAGCGAAGGATATAATAAACCAAAAAGCACAAAACGAAAGTAATACTAAGCTTCTTAGTTTATTAACAGAACATGTTACAAATAATAATAAACTATTAATCCCAACAATAAAGGGAATATCTTTTATCCCTTATAACGAGGTTTTACATATAGAAGGGTATGAGGGATATACAAAAATTCATTTGCTTAATAATACCACTATAACGAGCTCTTATAATATTGGAAAATTTGCCAATATTCTCGATAACCCTTTTTTTAAATGCCATAAATCACATATAGTACACTTAGATAAGGTACGTAGTTTTGAAAATGAAGGATATGTTGTATTAGAAAACGGAAATAGAGTACCAATTTCAAAAACATATAAAAAAACCTTTATCGACTTGCAAACAAGGTAA
- a CDS encoding sensor histidine kinase: MKTIKLHTLIFFLIVWSFSFGQQYKNYTINHGLPSNHVYRITQDYEGFIWFITDKGMVKFDGENFKTFTSKNGLPTNDVWDIKITKDNRVWYFSKSEKLGYIQNDSVYAFPSSQKGEVFSPNTIGQTKDSIVLNFNMFNYMLEGNVFKKRKINKNYSYGRILGNSEIKYIKKEEDRTSFSFVDKDDKIIWSPDNQSLITSTGKLDSQLNDSLYYFIDHKQLMFLNLKKHEYYSLNFSESLKYEQINYQRLHNVNNEIQLTGSNFVAKISKEYGITDVNYLPEELDTHFSFKDKTGNIWAASFNKGVYFFPASKKNTKTYFLNEKVQELKSINHQIWASVYKKGLYALSKSTNLFNLSFKNDEYSFSINPLKNDDGFIYSTEMSVIWYKNDQFESIKFNNSTFKKNHIGRRFINHNNTIYSNVYQGVNKLNIENLSIENFYFEYAISDFSSLQNKLIIGTSSGLKSLLKDSIQLISDREIFKKPILKLAALNKTKIAVGTDGFGVYIFDGENAVLIHSTKDYSVEDIFVENEKSFWIATQKGVHQIKENNSIFEIAASFYESDGLLANKVNSITVKDSLLYVATDVGLTALNTQNNHNNQLQRIYIDGITFNGKVQEKTCLELDYSDSGNIQIDFGVIEYSNQDNLKKAYRLLPNQTTWINTSSNQINLHTLTPNKYTLELKATNHHGNVVTKSLEIMIRPMFWQTLWFKIVVSVIIGSLVICIVWFISKRIQFKKDQKIILEKELSEIQLRALRSQMNPHFVFNSLSAIQYFINENDFESSEMYLVKFSKLIRKFFELSKENEILISEEIELLNSYLEIEKLRFKEKLSYKIHVNTAINISKSYIPTMLLQPIVENAINHGIFNKETNGLLRINFEYISEDTLRVAVMDDGVGYKKNKVRLGKKVKSSNVLKDRIHFLNQSRDWHVTHSFSEMYPEKSDKGSKVTFIIKHLSE; the protein is encoded by the coding sequence TTGAAAACTATAAAACTCCATACATTAATTTTTTTCTTAATTGTATGGAGTTTTTCTTTTGGGCAGCAATATAAAAATTATACGATTAACCATGGTTTACCAAGTAACCATGTATACCGTATAACACAAGATTACGAGGGCTTTATTTGGTTTATTACCGATAAGGGAATGGTTAAATTTGATGGTGAGAACTTCAAAACATTTACCTCAAAAAATGGCTTACCCACAAATGATGTTTGGGATATAAAAATTACAAAAGATAACAGGGTTTGGTATTTTTCAAAGAGTGAAAAACTAGGTTATATACAAAATGATAGTGTTTATGCTTTTCCTTCTTCACAAAAGGGAGAAGTTTTTTCTCCAAATACTATTGGTCAAACAAAAGATAGTATCGTATTGAATTTTAATATGTTTAATTATATGTTAGAAGGGAACGTATTTAAAAAAAGGAAAATTAATAAAAACTATAGTTATGGAAGAATACTGGGCAATTCCGAGATAAAATATATTAAAAAGGAAGAAGACAGAACCTCATTTTCTTTTGTAGATAAAGATGACAAAATCATTTGGTCGCCTGATAACCAATCTTTAATAACTAGTACAGGAAAACTCGATTCACAGCTTAACGATAGTTTGTATTATTTTATAGACCATAAACAACTTATGTTTCTTAATCTTAAGAAACATGAATATTATTCTTTAAATTTTTCTGAATCATTAAAATATGAGCAAATAAACTACCAGAGGCTTCATAATGTAAACAATGAGATTCAGCTTACAGGTAGTAATTTTGTAGCCAAAATATCAAAAGAGTATGGTATTACAGATGTTAATTATCTTCCGGAAGAATTAGATACTCATTTTTCTTTTAAAGATAAAACAGGAAATATATGGGCGGCTTCTTTTAATAAGGGAGTTTATTTTTTTCCAGCATCAAAGAAGAATACCAAAACTTATTTTCTAAATGAAAAGGTTCAAGAATTAAAAAGCATAAACCATCAAATATGGGCTTCTGTTTATAAGAAAGGGTTGTATGCTTTAAGTAAAAGCACAAATCTATTTAATCTTTCTTTTAAAAATGATGAATATAGTTTTTCAATTAACCCTTTAAAAAACGATGACGGCTTTATTTACAGTACAGAAATGAGTGTTATATGGTATAAAAATGACCAATTCGAAAGCATAAAATTTAATAACTCAACGTTCAAAAAAAACCACATTGGGAGAAGATTTATAAATCATAATAATACCATATATAGCAATGTATATCAAGGTGTAAATAAGTTAAATATAGAAAATCTTTCTATCGAAAATTTCTATTTTGAATATGCTATAAGCGATTTTTCTTCGCTTCAAAACAAATTAATTATTGGTACATCATCGGGTTTAAAATCTTTGTTAAAAGATAGTATTCAATTAATTTCTGATCGGGAAATATTCAAAAAACCAATTCTAAAGTTAGCGGCTTTAAATAAAACAAAAATAGCAGTTGGTACGGATGGTTTTGGGGTCTATATTTTTGATGGTGAAAATGCAGTATTAATACATTCGACTAAAGATTATAGTGTTGAAGATATTTTTGTAGAAAATGAAAAATCTTTCTGGATTGCAACACAAAAAGGAGTACATCAAATAAAAGAAAATAATTCTATTTTTGAAATAGCAGCCTCGTTTTATGAGTCTGATGGGTTATTGGCAAACAAAGTAAATTCAATAACTGTAAAAGATAGTTTGTTATATGTAGCTACAGATGTTGGTTTAACAGCATTAAATACCCAAAACAATCATAATAATCAGCTGCAGCGTATTTATATAGACGGCATCACTTTCAATGGAAAAGTACAAGAAAAAACTTGTTTAGAACTGGATTATTCTGATTCAGGAAACATTCAAATAGATTTTGGTGTCATTGAGTATTCTAATCAAGATAATTTAAAAAAAGCATACCGCTTATTGCCTAACCAGACTACTTGGATCAACACTTCTTCTAACCAAATAAACCTTCATACATTAACACCAAATAAGTATACTTTAGAATTAAAGGCTACGAATCATCATGGTAATGTAGTGACGAAAAGTTTAGAAATTATGATTAGACCAATGTTTTGGCAAACTTTATGGTTTAAAATAGTAGTTAGTGTTATTATTGGTTCTTTAGTAATATGCATTGTCTGGTTTATTAGTAAAAGGATTCAGTTTAAAAAGGACCAAAAAATTATTTTAGAAAAAGAATTGTCTGAAATTCAATTAAGAGCCCTACGTTCGCAAATGAACCCTCATTTTGTGTTCAATTCTCTTTCTGCAATTCAGTATTTTATTAATGAGAATGATTTTGAATCTTCCGAGATGTATTTAGTTAAATTTTCAAAACTAATTCGTAAATTTTTTGAACTATCTAAAGAAAATGAAATATTAATATCAGAAGAAATTGAGCTTCTAAATAGCTATTTAGAAATTGAAAAACTTAGGTTTAAAGAGAAATTAAGTTATAAAATACATGTAAATACCGCCATTAATATATCTAAAAGTTATATACCAACGATGTTGCTACAGCCTATTGTTGAAAACGCCATTAATCATGGTATTTTTAATAAAGAAACAAATGGTTTACTACGTATAAATTTTGAATATATAAGTGAAGATACGCTTCGAGTAGCTGTAATGGATGATGGTGTAGGTTATAAAAAAAATAAGGTGAGATTAGGAAAAAAAGTAAAATCCTCCAATGTTTTAAAAGATAGAATTCATTTTTTAAATCAATCTAGAGATTGGCATGTGACACATAGTTTTTCGGAAATGTATCCCGAAAAAAGTGATAAAGGCAGTAAAGTAACTTTTATAATAAAACATTTGTCAGAATGA